GACTAGCAAGACTACCAGTTCCCTAGAGATGaattgaaggggaggagacgtgCCTCTGTTCTTCTGTTTACTGTGAAAAGACCAGACCCGCCCCTTTGAGCCGAGTTTACACATACTTCCTGACAACCAGCCTGCTACTAGAGTTTTAGCTCGTCATACCAACCAATAAACACTATTGTATTAGCTACTGACCTGCTTCCTTTGGCAATAGTGAAAGGAGATGTATTCTTTGTGACCTCAGAAGTTTAAATTCCAGGAGTATCTTAGCTGAATAACCTGATAACAAAAATACAATTGAATAATTGTGTATTGAATCAGCAAAACTCATGTGGATATATATTCATGCATATTATTTTCAGTTCCTCATATAACTCAACTCCATATTACCTGGGCAGATCTCTGGCAGTGCTTTTGATTTGCATTGTCCTCTGTATATCCATAGTGATGGCAGTCCAGCCCCAGCCGATGGCTGTAGTGAACATACAGCCAGGCATGTTTCGGGCCCCTGCTGACATAAAGACTGGGGTGTGGAGCAGCAGCATCTGTGACTGTTGTGACGACATGAAGATCTGTGAGTGTTTTtaatgagtctgtgtgtgtgtgtgtgtgtccgtgtgtgtgcatgcgtgtgtgagtaactttgtctgtctgtctcctgtcaggTTGCTTTGGGTTCTGGTGCCCATGCTGCCTGAGATGTCAGATGAGTACAGACTTTGGGGAGTGTTTCTGTCTCCCACTGCTGGACATTTTCGTCAACTGTATCCCAGCTGTTTCTCTGGCCCTCCGGAGCACCATGAGGGAGAGATACCGCATCCAGGTAGAGTGAAACACCCCTGACATTACTCTTTGCTGATATCGTAACATCTCCTATTATACAATTAACTAGTGCCTCATACACACAGAGCTGTCAGGTGATGCTAGACAAGATCAATAAATACATAATCAAAATGACTGCAATAATAGGGCCAATGGCGTATATTATATAATTGAATAGGGTCAGTGGAAGAGATGCGATCATGGGAATGAAAGCCATTGTATTCACATGATCTGACAACCCATCTGTCTAATTAATATCTGTCTCATATCCTCCCCACCTACCACCACCGCCTGTAGGGGACCATATGCAACGACTGCCTCTTGGTCGCCTTCTGCACCCCCTGTGCCTGGTGCCAGATGGCCCGAGAGCTGAAGTTACGTCAGCGCACTCACCTCCTCTGCCATGTCCCATCCCCTGTCCAGATCAACATGCATCCCCCTCAagccctttctcccccctctatGTATCTACAGCCTATGCCTGTAGGACACTACACCTCCGCGCCACAATAGAATATAGCCAGCATAAGCAAGAGATAAATTAGGGGGTTGTGGATGAGTGCCATTCTAGAATGTGAAACAGGCAGCACAGCCAGCCAACAGTGCATCACATAGATATCTGTTTTAAAAAATTATAGGAAAGCAAACACTTTTAGAGAAATCATAACACTATCAGAATGACATTGATTGCAATGAATGAATTAAAATATAAACGTCCTTAGTGTTTTATATAGCTTGTTAGACGCTAACACTTAAAATTACACGATTAACACAACCATGCAACTACGGTATCTGATTCATGTACCATACCAATTTTGTACTTTAGAGAATATTCATTTAATTAATAAAATATTCGAACTTCAATTGTCTGAAAATGAATTATTTGGGTGTAGGTATACTGACACATGTGAGCATCTATTTACATTGGTTAGCACTGAGCAGCACATGGGTTGAAAAAAGAAGACCAAAATTGAGTCGATTTACCGGAAGATTAATTTGAAAATCACCTTGTTGTGATTAGGCCAATTCGTTTTGCATGGGTCGGTTCCCAGGTTCAACTGGAGATTTCACTTAAAGgccaatggaatggtctaaaataTGTATACTCTACCTACCCGGGGCACCGGGCCTTGCAAAACGAGCTAATCCCTTTTTTCTCCTCCTTAAATTCATTTTTTTAATGCCAGTTTGTCCAATCAAGCTGCGTATTTGACGGCGAATATTTTACTGGCAAGGCCATTCACCAATTAAACTTGTTAGTGGGCGGGACTTGTTGCATTGTTAAAAAAAACGGACGTGAGGTGTTATATCGGCTTCATGCACCTCAAACGTTTGTTTGTGGACCGCCATTATACGCATAGAAGAAGGGTTGGTGTAACGTTAACGTGTGTCGTCGTCCTAGTAGCAGTGAGGTGAGTTTGTGGAATCTTACTACGGCAATGTATTCTTTATTTCTATCTTTTTATGCCAAATGAACTGCCTGAACTTGCTTTACGATAATTGTATTGCATGaatttgacatttttattttggTCGTTATAttgagctagctagttaactatcaTAGCTAAcgtccttagctagctagctaacattagctaaattGGCTTGCTAAAGTTGTTAGCCACCCAGTCGACGCTGTGATGGAGGAAGTCTTGCCTACTTTCGATATTCTATAGCTAACTCCGCTTTCCAACTTTGCTTACCAGACTTTAGAAATGTGAACTTAGACATTGAACAAAGTTTGTCTAACTAGTATTCAGTAATTGTTCGGCCAGTTTGAATTAAATTGCACTAGTTAGCTAACATAACGTTAACCATTGCACTTCCTGTCCATGCCGCCCACTCACTTGACATCACGACTTTATTTGCAGCCTAACTGGTATATTGACATGCCTCTCCTCTTTCACAGGCTCTGCGTTAACATAAATATGGTGAAGATCTTTATTGGAAACCTCCCTAACGAGGTCGAAAAGGATGAGATTGAGGCCCTGTTTACTGAACATGGCACAGTGACAGAATGTGCAAAGTTCAAAAATTACGCCTTTGTCCACATGGATGACCGCAAGTCTGCAACGAAAGCCATCCGCAGCCTGCACCTCTTCAAGCTTCATGGCAGGCCAATCAATGTGGAGCCGAGCAGGGGGAAGAACCAGGGTCCAGTGAAACTTCATGTGGCCAATGTGGAGAAAGGCAACGGCGATGAGCTCCGCACTCTGTTCGAGGAGTATGGAACAGTGACAGAATGTGCCATCATAAAAAATTTCGCATTCATTCACATGTCCAACTCAGATGAGGCCAAGGATGCCATAAAGGGATTAGACAACACTGACTTCCAAGGTAAGAAAATTACCCTCATTAAGATTTACGATTGAACTGTTGGAAAGTCCTGAAGTTAAATATGGACTTGCATGTCACTGTCTGACTGTTAATCATGGTTTTCCTCTTAGGCAAACGGATTCACGTTCAGATGTCAAAAAGCCGTCccagaggggaggaagaggattaCGGCCCCCCACCAGATAGGGGTGGATACTGGCCACCACCCCGTGGCTACCCTGGGGACAGGGGTATGCGTGAGCCCCCGCATTACAGAGGTCGCATGTCAGGGGGTTACCCTggaccccctccaccaccacctccccctAGACGAGCCCCTTACCTCCCAGAGCGTGCTTATGAGCGTGAGAGGGAAAGCTACGGGGTGGTCGATTACTATGAGAAGTACAGAGCGCGCCCTGCCCCTTACGGTGGCCTTTCAGGCTATGGAGATGAAAGGCGTGTTGGCGCCataccccctccaccaccacccccttcTGCCATGGTTAGGGAGCGCCTTGGGGCCTCCTCCCTCAACCCGTACGAGCGTCGCCCCCTCCCTCCTCCGTCCTCCTACTATGCCCGTGATCGCAGTCCCATCAGAAGACCCCCTCCCCCCATGCCCCCCGCAGGTAACGGCTACTCCTATGAGCGCTCTCGGCTCTCTCCTCTGTCCAGGCCAGCGATGTACAGCGTACCACGTACCAGAGACCCCTATGCTGAGAGGGTGCCTCTGGCCCCTCCTGCCCGCTACTCGTATTGAACGCACACTGGTGCTTGACTCAAGGTGAGATATCAGAAACAGGATAGTACACTATGCAATTACACTTCTAGCTCACTTAAAACAATGGGGAGTGGAAGGTTTGAATTAGGG
This is a stretch of genomic DNA from Salvelinus alpinus chromosome 11, SLU_Salpinus.1, whole genome shotgun sequence. It encodes these proteins:
- the LOC139534478 gene encoding cornifelin homolog A-like, whose protein sequence is MAVQPQPMAVVNIQPGMFRAPADIKTGVWSSSICDCCDDMKICCFGFWCPCCLRCQMSTDFGECFCLPLLDIFVNCIPAVSLALRSTMRERYRIQGTICNDCLLVAFCTPCAWCQMARELKLRQRTHLLCHVPSPVQINMHPPQALSPPSMYLQPMPVGHYTSAPQ
- the LOC139534476 gene encoding RNA-binding protein 4.1-like, with the translated sequence MHLKRLFVDRHYTHRRRVGVTLTCVVVLVAVRLCVNINMVKIFIGNLPNEVEKDEIEALFTEHGTVTECAKFKNYAFVHMDDRKSATKAIRSLHLFKLHGRPINVEPSRGKNQGPVKLHVANVEKGNGDELRTLFEEYGTVTECAIIKNFAFIHMSNSDEAKDAIKGLDNTDFQGKRIHVQMSKSRPRGEEEDYGPPPDRGGYWPPPRGYPGDRGMREPPHYRGRMSGGYPGPPPPPPPPRRAPYLPERAYERERESYGVVDYYEKYRARPAPYGGLSGYGDERRVGAIPPPPPPPSAMVRERLGASSLNPYERRPLPPPSSYYARDRSPIRRPPPPMPPAGNGYSYERSRLSPLSRPAMYSVPRTRDPYAERVPLAPPARYSY